A portion of the Parasedimentitalea marina genome contains these proteins:
- a CDS encoding LysR substrate-binding domain-containing protein: protein MPNLTWLRAFEASARHLSFTNAAAELHLTQAAVSKQVKLLEQFFGELLFERRARSLVITKVGEAYLPKVRDGFARLEAGTTEVFGNRLTEVLTVRAAIGFSVGWIAQRLSGYTQAHPDRPLRLVSSVWNESPEQAMSDFDIRYGSGHWPGVISDRLTWEVLEPLCAPSLLESGAPLNSPEDLRHHCLLHVMGYEEGWATWIGANGVVDISAGQGLQFDTSIMAMEFAANGGGIALGRSSMATQMLNSGRLVRPFAKPIPIEEAFYLTAPAGGRPHPGAAEFRDWLLAEAEADPENRRARAILNDSRGPSEIG, encoded by the coding sequence ATGCCCAATTTAACCTGGCTGCGTGCCTTTGAGGCCTCGGCGCGGCATCTCAGCTTTACCAATGCAGCCGCAGAACTGCATCTGACCCAGGCCGCCGTTAGCAAACAAGTCAAGCTGCTCGAGCAGTTCTTTGGTGAATTGCTGTTTGAACGGCGCGCCCGCAGTCTGGTAATCACCAAAGTTGGCGAAGCCTATCTGCCCAAAGTGCGCGACGGATTTGCCCGGCTTGAGGCCGGCACCACCGAGGTGTTTGGCAACCGTTTGACCGAAGTTCTGACAGTCCGCGCCGCCATAGGCTTTTCCGTCGGCTGGATTGCGCAGCGACTGTCAGGATATACTCAGGCCCATCCCGATCGCCCCCTGCGCCTGGTCTCAAGTGTCTGGAACGAGTCTCCCGAGCAAGCGATGTCCGATTTCGACATCCGCTATGGGTCTGGACACTGGCCCGGGGTCATCTCAGACCGGTTGACCTGGGAAGTGTTAGAACCGCTCTGCGCGCCCTCCCTGTTGGAAAGTGGCGCGCCGCTGAACAGTCCCGAGGACCTGCGGCACCACTGCCTATTGCACGTGATGGGCTACGAGGAAGGTTGGGCAACCTGGATTGGGGCCAATGGGGTTGTGGACATTTCTGCCGGTCAGGGGCTTCAGTTCGACACATCGATCATGGCGATGGAATTTGCCGCCAACGGTGGTGGTATTGCATTGGGGCGCTCATCGATGGCCACGCAAATGCTGAACAGCGGCAGGTTGGTACGACCATTTGCAAAGCCGATCCCAATAGAAGAGGCCTTTTACCTGACCGCCCCAGCAGGCGGTCGCCCGCATCCCGGCGCGGCAGAGTTCCGGGACTGGCTTTTGGCCGAGGCCGAAGCGGATCCCGAAAATCGCCGCGCCCGCGCCATTCTCAACGACAGCCGTGGCCCGTCAGAGATCGGCTAA
- a CDS encoding (2Fe-2S)-binding protein: MTDKMHVKLNVNGEDREFLAEPRELLIYALREHLNITGPHVGCDTSHCGACTVTIDGKSVKSCTMFVAQANGAEITTIEGIGKPDALHVLQESFREHHGLQCGFCTPGMITRATKLLEENPNPTEEDVRFGMSGNICRCTGYQNIVKSILSAASELNSAKEAAQ; the protein is encoded by the coding sequence ATGACTGACAAGATGCACGTAAAGCTAAACGTAAACGGCGAAGACCGTGAGTTTCTGGCTGAGCCCCGCGAGCTGCTGATCTACGCCCTGCGCGAACATTTGAATATCACCGGCCCGCACGTGGGCTGCGACACCTCGCATTGTGGGGCCTGTACGGTGACGATTGACGGCAAATCGGTGAAATCCTGCACCATGTTTGTGGCTCAGGCCAATGGCGCTGAAATCACCACGATCGAAGGCATCGGCAAGCCGGACGCCCTGCACGTGTTGCAGGAATCGTTTCGTGAACATCATGGGTTGCAATGTGGTTTCTGTACGCCGGGTATGATCACCCGCGCCACCAAACTGCTGGAAGAAAACCCCAACCCAACCGAGGAAGACGTGCGCTTTGGCATGTCGGGCAATATTTGCCGCTGCACTGGCTATCAGAACATCGTCAAATCAATCCTCTCTGCCGCAAGTGAGCTGAACAGCGCCAAGGAGGCGGCCCAATGA
- a CDS encoding aerobic carbon-monoxide dehydrogenase large subunit, with amino-acid sequence MNDLTPDSKERSTNLKGLGCSRKRVEDVRFVQGKGNYVDDIKLPGMLHGDFVRSPYAHARVISINKEAALALPGVVAVLTAEDLAPLGLHWMPTLAGDKQMVLADGKVLFQGQEVAYVVANDRYIAADAVELVEVEYEELPVLTDPFEALNSDVVLREDLEGQTEGAHGPRKHHNHIFTWEQGEEEATNQVLDSAEVVVTESMYYHRTHPCPLETCGAVASMDAVTGKLTLYGTFQAPHAIRTVVSLISGIEEHNIRVISPDIGGGFGNKVGAYSGYVCSVVASIVTGKPVKWVEDRIENLMTTAFARDYWMTGKIAATKEGKITGLHCQVTADHGGFDACADPTKFPAGFMNICTGSYDIPTAYLAVDGVYTNKAPGGVSYRCSFRVTEAVYFIERMIEVLAIELDMDAAELRRINFIKKEQFPYQSALGWEYDSGDYHRAWDKAMEAVGYQGLRKEQAERVEAFKRGETRKLMGIGLTHFTEIVGAGPVKNCDILGLGMFDSCEIRIHPTGSAIARLGTISQGQGHATTFAQILASEIGLPADSITIEEGDTDTAPYGLGTYGSRSTPVAGAATAMAGRKIRAKAQMIAAYLLEVHDDDVEFDVDRFAVKGAPERFKTMKEIAFAAYNQAIPGLEPGLEAVSYYDPPNMTYPFGAYVCVMDIDVDTGVTEIRRFYALDDCGTRINPMIIEGQVHGGLTEALAVALGQEIAYDEQGNVKTGTLMDFFLPTAWEVPNYETDHTVTPSPHHPIGAKGVGESPHVGGVPCFSNAVHDAFRAFGLRHTNMPHDHWRIWRTANELGLHG; translated from the coding sequence ATGAACGACCTGACCCCCGATAGCAAAGAACGCTCCACCAATCTCAAAGGTCTGGGCTGTTCGCGCAAGCGCGTTGAAGATGTCCGCTTTGTTCAGGGCAAGGGCAATTATGTCGATGACATCAAGCTGCCGGGCATGCTGCACGGTGACTTTGTCCGCTCGCCGTATGCCCATGCCCGTGTCATCTCGATCAACAAAGAGGCAGCACTGGCGCTGCCCGGAGTGGTTGCCGTTCTGACCGCCGAAGATCTCGCCCCATTGGGGCTGCACTGGATGCCAACATTGGCCGGTGACAAACAGATGGTTCTGGCGGACGGCAAGGTGCTGTTTCAGGGCCAGGAAGTTGCCTATGTGGTGGCCAATGACCGCTATATCGCCGCTGATGCGGTTGAACTGGTCGAGGTCGAATACGAAGAACTACCGGTTCTGACAGATCCGTTTGAGGCACTGAACTCGGATGTGGTCCTGCGCGAGGATCTGGAGGGCCAGACCGAGGGCGCCCATGGCCCGCGCAAGCACCACAACCATATCTTCACCTGGGAACAGGGCGAGGAAGAGGCGACCAATCAGGTGTTGGACAGTGCCGAGGTCGTGGTCACCGAGAGCATGTATTACCACCGCACCCATCCTTGCCCGCTGGAAACCTGCGGCGCGGTTGCCTCGATGGATGCGGTGACGGGCAAGCTGACGCTCTATGGGACCTTTCAGGCCCCCCACGCGATCCGTACCGTAGTGTCGCTGATTTCGGGGATTGAAGAGCATAACATCCGGGTGATCTCACCGGATATTGGCGGCGGCTTCGGCAATAAGGTCGGGGCTTATTCCGGGTATGTCTGCTCGGTTGTGGCCTCGATTGTCACCGGAAAGCCGGTGAAGTGGGTCGAAGACCGGATTGAAAACCTGATGACCACGGCCTTTGCCCGTGACTATTGGATGACCGGCAAGATAGCGGCGACCAAAGAAGGCAAGATCACCGGGCTGCACTGCCAGGTGACGGCCGACCACGGTGGCTTTGATGCCTGTGCGGACCCGACCAAGTTCCCGGCTGGTTTTATGAATATCTGTACCGGTTCTTATGACATTCCGACCGCTTATCTGGCGGTGGATGGGGTCTATACCAACAAGGCTCCGGGTGGGGTCAGCTATCGCTGTTCCTTCCGGGTGACCGAGGCGGTGTATTTCATTGAACGTATGATCGAAGTGCTGGCGATTGAGCTGGACATGGATGCGGCAGAACTGCGCCGGATCAACTTTATCAAGAAGGAGCAATTCCCGTATCAGTCCGCGCTGGGCTGGGAGTATGACAGCGGCGATTATCACCGGGCCTGGGATAAGGCGATGGAGGCCGTGGGCTATCAGGGCCTGCGCAAAGAGCAGGCGGAACGGGTCGAGGCGTTCAAGCGTGGTGAAACCCGCAAACTGATGGGCATTGGTCTGACCCACTTTACCGAAATTGTCGGCGCCGGACCGGTCAAGAACTGCGACATCCTTGGGCTTGGCATGTTCGACAGCTGCGAAATCCGCATCCACCCCACCGGCTCGGCGATTGCAAGGCTGGGGACGATTTCCCAGGGGCAGGGACACGCGACCACCTTTGCACAGATCCTGGCCAGCGAAATTGGCCTGCCTGCCGACAGCATCACCATCGAGGAAGGCGACACTGATACCGCGCCTTACGGGTTGGGCACCTATGGGTCACGGTCCACTCCGGTTGCGGGGGCGGCCACGGCGATGGCGGGGCGCAAGATCCGCGCCAAGGCGCAGATGATCGCGGCCTATCTGCTGGAAGTGCATGACGATGATGTAGAGTTTGACGTTGATCGTTTTGCGGTGAAAGGCGCGCCTGAGCGGTTCAAGACGATGAAAGAAATTGCCTTTGCCGCCTACAATCAGGCCATTCCCGGGCTGGAGCCCGGACTGGAGGCGGTCAGCTATTACGATCCGCCCAATATGACCTATCCGTTTGGTGCCTATGTCTGTGTGATGGATATCGATGTGGATACCGGTGTCACAGAAATCCGCCGCTTCTATGCGCTGGATGACTGCGGCACACGGATCAACCCGATGATCATCGAAGGGCAGGTCCATGGCGGTTTGACCGAGGCTCTCGCCGTCGCTTTGGGGCAGGAGATTGCCTATGATGAGCAGGGCAATGTCAAAACCGGCACCTTGATGGACTTCTTCCTGCCCACGGCCTGGGAAGTTCCAAACTACGAAACGGACCATACGGTCACGCCCAGCCCGCATCATCCGATTGGGGCCAAGGGCGTTGGGGAAAGCCCGCATGTGGGCGGCGTGCCCTGTTTCTCGAATGCGGTGCATGATGCGTTCCGCGCCTTTGGACTGCGTCACACCAACATGCCGCATGACCACTGGCGGATCTGGCGCACTGCCAATGAGCTGGGCCTGCATGGCTGA
- a CDS encoding AAA family ATPase, with amino-acid sequence MTHIELQVALAATGYIAGDDLAVAMHLAISLGRPLLLEGAAGVGKTDLARAISSVRDTALIRLQCYEGLDASQAIYEWNYQRQLLSIRAAAEDGVTGRAVEERIFSDEFLLERPLLKAIRQKVPPVLLIDEIDRADEEFEAYLLEVLSEFQITIPEMGTITATSRPIVILTANGTRDLSDALRRRCLYAHVEYPDRATELAILKARCPEVEAALGRQIIGFVQSLRKEGLEKTPGIAEMLDFAAALMGLGIADLTDDPVLLQASLSTLLKTQRDRDNITTEITQRLAGVAA; translated from the coding sequence TTGACGCATATTGAGCTGCAAGTCGCGCTGGCGGCAACGGGCTATATTGCGGGTGATGATCTGGCCGTTGCCATGCATCTGGCGATCTCGCTTGGTCGTCCACTGCTGCTGGAAGGGGCCGCCGGTGTCGGCAAAACCGATCTGGCCCGTGCCATCAGCAGCGTGCGGGACACTGCGTTGATCCGGTTGCAATGTTATGAGGGGCTGGATGCCTCGCAGGCGATTTACGAGTGGAACTATCAGCGCCAGTTGCTGTCGATCCGGGCTGCTGCCGAGGATGGTGTCACCGGTCGGGCGGTTGAAGAGCGGATTTTCTCGGATGAGTTTCTGCTGGAACGGCCGCTGTTAAAGGCGATCCGGCAGAAAGTTCCTCCGGTTTTGCTGATCGACGAGATTGATCGCGCCGATGAGGAATTTGAGGCCTATCTGCTTGAGGTGCTGTCTGAATTTCAGATCACCATTCCCGAAATGGGTACTATAACCGCAACTTCGCGTCCGATTGTTATCCTGACGGCCAATGGCACCCGGGATCTGAGTGATGCGCTGCGGCGCAGGTGCCTGTATGCCCATGTGGAGTACCCCGACCGGGCCACCGAGCTGGCGATCCTAAAAGCGCGTTGCCCGGAGGTGGAGGCGGCGCTGGGTCGGCAGATCATCGGTTTTGTGCAATCGCTGCGCAAAGAGGGACTGGAAAAGACGCCTGGTATTGCCGAGATGCTGGACTTTGCTGCCGCCCTGATGGGGCTGGGTATTGCAGACCTGACGGATGATCCGGTGCTGCTGCAGGCCAGCCTGTCGACGCTGTTGAAGACACAAAGGGATCGCGACAATATCACGACTGAGATAACGCAGCGACTGGCCGGGGTTGCCGCATGA
- a CDS encoding glycine cleavage T C-terminal barrel domain-containing protein, with protein sequence MFSILPSARLRPSPFFDAVQAEGLSTGSIYNRMILPGSFGAPEAEYWRLINRVSMWDVGVERQVQISGPDAARLAQILSPRDLSKCKIGQGKYIPMCNHAGVLINDPILLKLAEDKFWFSIADSDVWLWARSIAGERGLDVDISEPDVSPLAVQGPLAEDVIASIFGDWVRSVKYFWFRETEIEGIPVAVQRSGWSKQGGFEIYLRDGTKGDQLWNIIKEAGAPYGIGPGSPSTPERTESGLVSVGGDTDEQTNPFEVRLGQYVDLDVPDDTIGIHALRRIAKEGPKRHQLGLKLEGDVPAPLGFSREKIFHNGRLIGDMTNCVWSYRMSQNIGYALIDRTVAAGETVEIMRASGSVSAELVELPFL encoded by the coding sequence GTGTTTTCGATTCTCCCTTCTGCGCGGTTGCGCCCATCGCCCTTTTTCGACGCTGTTCAGGCCGAAGGGTTGAGCACGGGATCTATTTATAACCGGATGATCCTGCCCGGTAGTTTTGGCGCGCCAGAGGCTGAGTATTGGCGCCTGATCAATCGGGTGTCGATGTGGGACGTCGGAGTGGAACGGCAAGTGCAAATCAGTGGTCCGGACGCGGCGCGTCTGGCGCAGATCCTTAGCCCGCGCGACCTGAGCAAGTGCAAAATCGGGCAGGGGAAATACATACCGATGTGCAATCATGCGGGTGTGTTGATTAATGACCCGATCCTGCTGAAGCTGGCCGAAGACAAGTTCTGGTTCTCGATTGCGGACAGTGATGTCTGGCTCTGGGCACGTTCCATTGCAGGGGAACGGGGGCTGGATGTCGACATTAGCGAACCGGATGTGTCGCCCTTGGCCGTGCAGGGGCCGCTGGCCGAAGATGTGATTGCGTCGATCTTTGGTGATTGGGTGCGGTCGGTGAAATACTTTTGGTTCCGCGAGACCGAGATTGAAGGCATTCCGGTGGCCGTTCAACGCTCGGGCTGGTCGAAACAAGGCGGGTTTGAGATTTACCTGCGGGATGGCACCAAGGGCGACCAGCTGTGGAATATCATCAAAGAGGCCGGCGCCCCCTATGGCATCGGACCGGGATCGCCCTCCACACCCGAGCGCACCGAAAGTGGACTGGTGTCGGTTGGCGGTGATACCGATGAACAAACCAACCCGTTCGAGGTACGTCTGGGGCAATATGTGGACCTTGATGTGCCCGATGACACCATTGGCATTCATGCGTTGCGGCGGATCGCCAAAGAGGGGCCGAAACGGCATCAGCTGGGACTGAAACTGGAGGGGGATGTACCTGCTCCGCTGGGGTTCTCCAGAGAGAAGATCTTTCACAACGGACGCCTGATCGGTGACATGACCAATTGTGTCTGGTCGTATCGGATGTCGCAGAATATTGGCTATGCCCTGATTGATCGGACCGTGGCCGCGGGCGAAACTGTTGAGATCATGCGCGCCAGCGGGTCGGTTTCAGCGGAGCTTGTCGAGCTGCCGTTCCTATGA
- a CDS encoding CoxG family protein codes for MELKDEITINAPVAQVYQALNDPDILSQCIPGCEELIKHSDTDLEAKVVLKIGPVKARFAGTVQLDTSGAPNAFSLTGQGNGGTAGHAKGGADVTLEAVDGGTVLTYTAKAEIGGKLAQFGSRLIQSTAKKLAGKFFKKFADVVNSVDA; via the coding sequence ATGGAACTAAAAGACGAAATCACCATCAATGCCCCGGTGGCGCAGGTGTATCAGGCGCTGAATGACCCGGACATTCTAAGTCAGTGCATCCCAGGCTGTGAGGAGTTGATCAAGCATTCAGACACTGACCTTGAGGCGAAGGTGGTGCTGAAGATCGGTCCGGTCAAAGCCAGGTTCGCGGGGACAGTTCAGTTGGACACATCCGGTGCGCCGAATGCATTTTCGCTAACCGGACAGGGCAACGGTGGCACGGCTGGACACGCCAAAGGCGGCGCCGATGTCACGCTTGAGGCGGTCGATGGTGGCACAGTTCTGACCTACACCGCCAAGGCAGAAATCGGAGGCAAACTGGCCCAGTTCGGCAGCCGCTTGATACAAAGCACCGCAAAAAAGCTGGCGGGGAAATTCTTCAAGAAATTCGCCGATGTGGTCAATTCGGTGGATGCTTGA
- a CDS encoding XdhC family protein — MTPAELTDTDIAALAQDLRARGEPFAIATVIRTAGATAAKPGAKALLDAHGVILQGWIGGGCVRGALVKATKRAMEEQQPQLISLHPQDVLDQKGVAAGDDVDGMRFARNGCPSKGSIDIFVETVLPLPELVIFGTSPVAVALAGLAETFHWDISRPVPDNTEPTPLPAAGRMIVVATQGREDLASLRSALAIPNVFIAFVGSRRKFASLAEKLAAEGISEAALARVHAPAGLAIHAVTPDEIALSIIAQLTSERRRERRGETPGDD; from the coding sequence ATGACACCTGCTGAACTGACAGATACGGATATTGCGGCACTGGCACAGGATCTGCGCGCGCGGGGCGAGCCTTTTGCCATTGCGACAGTGATCCGCACTGCCGGCGCGACAGCGGCCAAGCCCGGCGCCAAGGCCTTGCTGGATGCGCACGGTGTTATCTTGCAGGGCTGGATTGGCGGCGGTTGCGTGCGCGGCGCCCTGGTCAAGGCGACCAAGCGTGCCATGGAGGAACAGCAACCGCAGCTGATCTCGCTGCATCCCCAAGACGTGCTGGACCAGAAAGGTGTTGCGGCTGGTGACGATGTCGACGGCATGCGGTTTGCGCGCAATGGTTGCCCGTCAAAGGGATCAATCGACATCTTTGTGGAAACGGTTTTGCCACTGCCGGAATTGGTCATATTTGGCACCTCGCCGGTTGCCGTTGCGTTGGCCGGCCTGGCCGAGACGTTCCACTGGGATATTTCCAGACCTGTGCCGGACAACACAGAGCCGACCCCGTTGCCGGCGGCTGGGCGGATGATCGTCGTGGCCACCCAAGGCCGGGAGGATCTGGCCAGCCTGCGCAGTGCGCTGGCGATACCGAACGTGTTCATCGCCTTTGTCGGCAGCCGCCGAAAATTTGCGTCGCTCGCCGAAAAACTGGCGGCTGAGGGCATATCCGAGGCGGCGTTGGCGCGGGTTCATGCGCCGGCTGGTCTGGCGATCCATGCGGTGACCCCTGACGAAATTGCTTTGTCGATCATTGCCCAGCTTACCAGCGAGCGGCGCCGTGAGCGGCGCGGGGAAACCCCCGGCGATGATTAA
- a CDS encoding MHYT domain-containing protein, translating into MQYLDYTHNPWLVFASLLVALMAGFTGLSLTKGLSERSVVHKKILVALAALSLGGGIWSMHFVAMLGLQLPILFYYDPTITLASALVAILVVGLALLILHFWKRTRSTLILSGVIVGLGVLAMHYIGMAGLEYCQALYTPLGLALAVTSSCVLNVAAFMIAYGKRTDRNIIAGTLVFGSAVVSVHFIAVSGTSFTAVVSVVEAGPLISNEIMAIGVVLTSFVLCGAFLLTGITFLSPSDTDVSPDGELPPEVSDVPDIAPAVIRVPYEQEGRTQFVNTDEIAVIHAEGHYTSLYTATGKLFCHWSITEAEKRLSPGPFLKTHRSYLINPAFVSSFERLKDNGVCHFNVTKLERVPVSRSRLSIVRSTLGV; encoded by the coding sequence ATGCAGTATCTGGACTACACGCATAATCCCTGGCTTGTTTTCGCCTCGTTGCTTGTGGCGTTGATGGCCGGATTTACAGGATTGTCTCTGACCAAGGGGCTGTCCGAGCGCAGCGTGGTGCACAAGAAAATACTGGTGGCCCTGGCTGCGCTGTCCTTGGGCGGTGGCATCTGGTCTATGCATTTTGTGGCGATGCTTGGCCTGCAGCTGCCTATTCTGTTTTATTATGATCCGACCATTACGCTGGCTTCTGCATTGGTTGCTATCCTTGTGGTGGGGCTGGCCCTGCTGATCCTGCATTTCTGGAAACGCACCCGGTCGACGCTGATCCTGTCGGGGGTGATCGTTGGGCTGGGTGTACTGGCGATGCATTACATCGGCATGGCGGGGCTGGAATACTGTCAGGCGCTGTATACCCCTTTGGGGTTGGCGCTGGCGGTGACCTCTTCGTGCGTGCTGAACGTGGCCGCTTTTATGATTGCCTATGGCAAACGCACCGACCGCAACATCATTGCCGGCACTCTGGTGTTTGGCTCGGCCGTTGTCTCGGTCCATTTCATTGCGGTATCCGGCACCAGTTTCACGGCTGTTGTGTCCGTTGTGGAAGCCGGACCACTTATCAGTAACGAGATAATGGCCATCGGCGTGGTCCTGACCAGCTTTGTGTTATGTGGGGCCTTCTTGCTGACGGGTATCACCTTTTTGTCGCCGTCAGACACAGACGTAAGCCCTGACGGTGAGCTGCCGCCTGAGGTGAGTGACGTTCCCGACATCGCACCGGCAGTCATACGGGTGCCTTATGAACAAGAGGGGCGGACCCAGTTTGTGAATACCGATGAGATTGCGGTGATCCATGCCGAGGGCCACTATACCAGTCTCTACACCGCCACCGGCAAGCTGTTTTGCCACTGGTCGATCACCGAGGCCGAGAAACGATTGTCGCCGGGGCCGTTTCTGAAAACCCATCGAAGTTACCTGATCAACCCGGCTTTTGTCAGCAGTTTTGAGCGGCTTAAGGACAACGGGGTGTGTCACTTCAATGTGACCAAGCTGGAACGGGTTCCGGTTAGCCGGTCGCGATTGTCTATCGTGCGGAGCACCCTAGGAGTCTGA
- a CDS encoding FAD binding domain-containing protein has product MIPAAFDYYRPKNMDDVIALLEEHGDDARVMAGGHSLIPMMKLRMAEVPHLIDLQDVSGLGDISISGGRISLGAMVSQHELINHEGLNAAAPILREAALQIADPQVRYMGTIGGNVANGDPGNDMPGVMQCLDAEIELLGPEGSRRVAARNYYESAYMTDREDDEVLVSISFNVPAGGFAYEKQKRKIGDYATAAAAVQMTKSGGQVASASIAMTNLSDVPVWSEAAGAALVGSACGSAAVKAAVAAMLGDIDPTEDNRGPVAFKRHVAGIILSRAIERAWQRA; this is encoded by the coding sequence ATGATACCAGCAGCATTTGATTACTATCGACCCAAAAACATGGACGATGTGATCGCATTATTAGAAGAACACGGTGACGATGCCCGCGTAATGGCAGGGGGGCATAGCCTGATCCCAATGATGAAATTGCGGATGGCCGAGGTGCCGCATCTGATCGACCTTCAGGATGTCAGCGGCCTTGGCGACATCTCGATCAGTGGGGGGCGGATATCGCTGGGCGCGATGGTCAGCCAGCATGAGTTGATCAATCACGAGGGGCTAAATGCTGCCGCTCCGATCCTGCGTGAGGCAGCGCTGCAGATCGCGGATCCCCAGGTGCGTTACATGGGCACAATCGGCGGCAATGTCGCCAATGGCGATCCCGGCAACGATATGCCCGGCGTGATGCAATGCCTGGATGCTGAAATCGAACTGCTTGGCCCCGAAGGCAGTCGCCGTGTTGCGGCGCGCAATTATTACGAATCCGCCTATATGACCGACCGCGAAGATGACGAAGTTCTGGTCTCTATCTCTTTCAACGTCCCCGCAGGCGGCTTTGCCTATGAAAAGCAAAAGCGCAAGATCGGCGATTACGCCACCGCTGCGGCGGCGGTTCAGATGACCAAGTCGGGCGGGCAGGTGGCCTCGGCTTCGATTGCAATGACCAACCTCAGCGATGTGCCGGTCTGGTCCGAAGCCGCAGGCGCCGCGCTGGTGGGATCTGCCTGTGGCAGTGCGGCGGTGAAGGCCGCAGTCGCTGCGATGCTGGGCGACATTGACCCAACCGAAGACAACCGTGGACCCGTGGCGTTCAAGCGTCATGTGGCCGGTATCATTCTATCTCGCGCGATTGAGCGCGCCTGGCAACGGGCTTAA
- a CDS encoding vWA domain-containing protein produces the protein MSRVSKFAARDPGPAARMAGFMAHLRSHGLRLGVGETATALSALTHVTAADPVAARHALRAVCTGSAEDVQSFDDLFDAFWLNGGRVLQKVIPTAQTGDDAVHSSRNAKTENQAAGAGALSTPDGGEGESEADGEGKLVASLVAATLKKDLRDLVDPEDIAEAQKIARNLGAALRDRRSRRRKAARRGDQIHFRKLIRQSLATGGEPLRLPRKKRPERPLKIVAICDVSGSMTVYAQVFLAFIAGLMRGDDTADAYLFHTRLVRISDALRDRDAMRALGRLSLLADGFGGGSRIGGSLTDFARGYARRFVDGRTVVMILSDGYDTDTPDLISDALSALKRRGCKIIWLNPLKGWDGYEPVARGMAAALPHLDLFRAANTLADLAALEPELVRL, from the coding sequence ATGAGCCGGGTCAGCAAATTTGCCGCGCGTGATCCCGGGCCGGCGGCTCGGATGGCGGGGTTTATGGCGCATCTGCGCAGCCATGGCCTGCGTCTGGGCGTCGGCGAGACGGCCACCGCGCTGTCGGCACTGACCCATGTCACCGCCGCAGATCCAGTTGCCGCGCGTCATGCCTTGCGGGCGGTCTGTACTGGCAGTGCCGAAGACGTGCAGAGTTTTGATGACCTGTTCGATGCCTTTTGGTTGAACGGGGGGCGGGTCTTGCAGAAGGTTATTCCGACAGCACAGACTGGCGATGATGCCGTGCATTCCTCGCGCAATGCCAAAACCGAAAATCAGGCCGCTGGAGCGGGGGCTTTGTCTACCCCAGACGGTGGTGAGGGCGAAAGTGAAGCCGACGGCGAGGGCAAACTGGTCGCGAGCCTGGTGGCGGCGACGCTTAAGAAAGACCTGCGCGATTTGGTGGATCCTGAGGATATCGCTGAGGCGCAAAAGATCGCCCGCAATCTGGGGGCCGCGCTGCGCGACCGCCGCTCGCGCAGGCGTAAGGCAGCCCGCAGGGGGGATCAGATTCATTTCCGTAAATTGATCCGGCAAAGCCTGGCCACTGGTGGTGAGCCGTTGCGCCTGCCCAGGAAAAAGAGACCGGAGCGGCCATTGAAGATTGTGGCGATCTGCGATGTCTCGGGGTCGATGACGGTCTATGCGCAGGTGTTTCTGGCTTTTATTGCCGGGCTGATGCGTGGGGATGACACGGCGGATGCCTATCTGTTTCACACCCGCCTTGTGCGGATATCGGATGCGCTGCGGGATCGTGATGCGATGCGGGCGCTGGGTCGGTTGTCGCTGCTGGCGGATGGCTTTGGGGGGGGCTCGCGGATTGGTGGGTCACTGACGGATTTCGCACGCGGTTATGCCCGTCGTTTTGTCGATGGTCGCACGGTGGTTATGATTTTGTCGGATGGCTATGATACCGACACTCCGGATTTGATCAGCGATGCGCTGTCTGCATTGAAGAGGCGTGGCTGCAAAATCATTTGGCTGAACCCGCTGAAAGGCTGGGATGGATATGAGCCGGTGGCGCGTGGTATGGCGGCTGCTTTGCCGCATCTGGATCTGTTTCGCGCGGCCAATACGCTGGCTGATCTGGCGGCGCTTGAACCGGAGCTGGTCCGGTTATGA